The Apium graveolens cultivar Ventura chromosome 6, ASM990537v1, whole genome shotgun sequence genome contains a region encoding:
- the LOC141668904 gene encoding protein BIG GRAIN 1-like A, with protein MDKYRKHNYNSLPGDNRRYMSRGDRDQNPSFSSTLLDQIYRSIDDTNDHHVAADDDELVLYRETVSMMAMKKKKQYVHTIAETKDEANFQRIEKWMEKKKTRENIKNTREKSAASDHIYQRDIGKNYGSLMNLNSSWSSSDSSSGGLFSSEADSNYGVSSRSSTTTYRPKPIRTNTDSNKTPHVGKPSQESEGAVKRSKLKALKIYRDLKNVKQPISPGAKLASFLNSLFNTGGNVKKGKTSGAMSSNASPACSTSRSCLSKTPSTRGKLSDSGTKRMKKQSVEKSARDLMKNYERPVESEDDDDAASYASSDLFELDSLHNCGINVRGNYMEELPVYETTYLVAIADH; from the exons ATGGACAAGTACAGGAAACATAATTATAACTCTCTACCCGGAGACAACAGGAGGTACATGAGTCGCGGTGATAGAGATCAGAATCCTTCATTctcctccactctacttgatcAAATTTATCGTTCAATTGACGATACCAACGATCATCATGTTGCAGCAGATGATGATGAGCTAGTGCTTTACAGGGAGACTGTGAGTATGATGGCTATGAAAAAGAAGAAACAGTACGTTCATACTATTGCTGAGACAAAAGATGAAGCAAATTTTCAGCGGATTGAGAAGTGGATGGAGAAAAAGAAGACCAGGGAAAATATCAAAAACACTCGAGAAAAATCTGCTGCTTCTGATCATATCTACCAGAGGGATATTGGCAAAAATTATGGAAGTTTAATGAACCTGAACTCAAGCTGGAGCTCTTCGGATTCTAGCTCTGGTGGCCTATTCTCTTCAGAGGCGGATTCAAATTATGGTGTTTCGTCTAGATCATCAACAACTACTTATAGGCCCAAGCCTATCAGAACCAATACAGACAGTAACAAAACCCCACATGTTGGGAAGCCAAGTCAAGAATCTGAGGGTGCTGTTAAGAGATCAAAGTTGAAGGCATTAAAAATATACCGCGATTTGAAGAATGTGAAGCAGCCGATTTCACCAGGCGCAAAGCTAGCTAGTTTTCTCAATTCACTTTTCAACACAGGAGGAAATGTCAAAAAAGGCAAAACATCAGGAGCTATGTCATCCAACGCTTCCCCTGCATGTTCAACTTCTAGGTCATGTCTAAGTAAAACTCCGTCGACAAGGGGAAAATTATCGGACAGTGGCACGAAAAG GATGAAAAAGCAGAGTGTCGAAAAATCAGCTAGAGACTTGATGAAGAATTACGAGAGACCAGTTGAatcagaagatgatgatgatGCTGCTAGTTATGCAAGTTCTGATTTGTTTGAACTGGATAGTCTTCACAATTGTGGGATTAATGTAAGGGGAAATTATATGGAGGAATTGCCTGTTTATGAAACTACTTATCTTGTTGCTATTGCAGATCACTAA